Proteins encoded by one window of Psychrobacillus sp. FSL K6-2836:
- a CDS encoding peptidoglycan DD-metalloendopeptidase family protein: MKETAKTIGHFLLLKVLFNPLGLIVLGSVALVLIIPFVMAMNGKDKSFNLEDPNSNINALSGFAGGAYCSVDGEINEERWNAKMSISGVFSDKGELFIEIASKQGIDPVLMAAIALHETTNGTSSAVIKKNNPGGLMGSDGLMTFLTLEEGLEAMGQTLHNRIIKDGLVTIADLGSVYAPIGADNDPTNLNAHWVPNITTIVSSLGGLTMNCTVQIGDFVQPIPNVTINSNFGVRVHPITGAISKHEGVDLACSNPDPIYAAKDGRVVFAEFPDAPLHTYGNIVVIQHENNVYSAYAHLSVISVEVGQEVRQLEVIGACGTTGRSTGDHLHFEIHLGSMFNNRVDPMTYLTQETKE, from the coding sequence ATGAAAGAAACGGCCAAGACAATTGGACATTTCCTCCTTCTGAAAGTGTTGTTCAATCCGTTAGGGCTAATTGTTTTAGGTAGCGTAGCTTTGGTGCTCATCATCCCTTTTGTAATGGCTATGAACGGAAAAGATAAATCCTTTAACCTGGAGGACCCCAATAGCAACATAAATGCCCTCTCAGGCTTCGCAGGAGGTGCTTATTGTTCGGTAGATGGAGAAATCAACGAAGAGCGCTGGAACGCGAAAATGAGCATCTCAGGTGTCTTTTCGGATAAAGGAGAACTTTTTATTGAAATTGCAAGCAAACAAGGAATTGATCCCGTTTTGATGGCTGCGATTGCTTTACATGAAACCACGAATGGTACCTCGAGCGCTGTTATAAAGAAGAATAATCCTGGAGGGTTAATGGGATCTGATGGATTGATGACGTTTTTGACGTTAGAGGAAGGATTAGAAGCGATGGGGCAGACGCTACACAACCGCATTATAAAAGATGGATTGGTCACGATTGCTGATTTGGGGTCGGTGTATGCACCGATAGGGGCAGATAATGATCCAACTAATTTAAATGCACACTGGGTACCGAATATCACAACGATTGTCAGTTCCCTTGGTGGTTTGACAATGAACTGTACAGTTCAGATTGGGGATTTTGTGCAGCCGATACCGAACGTCACAATCAATTCAAACTTCGGAGTGCGCGTTCATCCTATCACAGGTGCGATAAGCAAACATGAGGGTGTGGACCTTGCTTGTAGTAACCCTGATCCAATTTATGCAGCGAAAGATGGGCGAGTAGTTTTTGCAGAGTTTCCGGATGCACCTCTTCACACATACGGCAATATCGTTGTCATTCAGCATGAAAACAATGTCTACAGTGCTTACGCTCATCTAAGTGTAATCAGCGTGGAAGTAGGACAAGAAGTACGTCAGTTAGAGGTTATAGGTGCATGTGGCACAACAGGACGTTCGACAGGCGACCATCTTCATTTCGAAATCCATTTGGGCAGTATGTTTAACAATCGTGTTGATCCAATGACATATCTTACCCAAGAAACGAAGGAGTGA
- a CDS encoding VirB4 family type IV secretion system protein, which translates to MNWFKQKFSKKKQEETFEESIGGMNRSLLTVLAPDNITEFDSYVRVGANYTRTLLIVDYDPVQDQNKIQQVTELPENVSIVNYVQEYQTGEVRTQLVKSIKQNRMKMNTRFADENTLIDAQGQIDSASEMLKNLAYRNDKIFLFHTLIHLVASSVSELDQLTTTVKSKFSKIGIVHNPTDRAIDAYRSFLPLNENKVNELTYKMSNSEAISYFFPFHENEMFSQTGLIKGRNMTTGNVVIVDDTTLLNRHEFVIGISGIGKSTYLFANMTNKHMLGRKIITIDPKGEFGRAYSDLGGAWVKFQLKGGNRINPLDLPKVNDKIKLEETEFGNILLTKISNLLVMFRLMYSGMTDLQEEILSSYIQKAYANKGISDSTNTNGLQVTDYPTLQDLYDLIEEDRNKDTYLYESMQDFHTTLKTYVSGMYSELFNGHTNINIDNELVCYDLKEMSNNEKIQRILFYNILSHTTYEIMSGDRKPSEIFIDEAHVIADPKVPKAMEFIYFMMKVLRSFNCGITTASQSVEDFLSARDENRNYGKAIITQSIQRLYLPMSEEELKYLEEELGNTFSKGERETLILKDGKKKEQAGKGIFYTGSKKIKLEVQLNEVTEMLWFDQKSINDITI; encoded by the coding sequence ATGAACTGGTTCAAACAGAAGTTTTCTAAAAAAAAGCAGGAAGAGACATTTGAAGAGTCGATTGGTGGGATGAATCGATCCCTCTTAACGGTACTTGCTCCAGACAATATCACTGAGTTTGACTCGTATGTACGTGTCGGTGCAAACTACACGAGAACATTACTGATTGTTGATTATGATCCGGTGCAAGATCAAAATAAAATTCAGCAGGTCACAGAACTTCCCGAGAATGTTTCCATCGTCAATTATGTCCAGGAGTATCAGACGGGTGAAGTTCGCACGCAGCTCGTTAAAAGTATTAAACAAAACCGGATGAAGATGAATACGAGGTTTGCCGATGAAAACACGTTGATTGATGCGCAGGGTCAAATTGATAGTGCATCGGAGATGTTAAAAAATCTGGCATACCGAAACGATAAAATCTTCTTATTTCATACACTCATTCATTTGGTCGCAAGTTCCGTCAGCGAGCTAGATCAATTGACAACAACCGTTAAAAGCAAGTTCTCCAAAATAGGTATTGTTCATAACCCGACAGACCGTGCCATTGATGCCTACCGTTCCTTTTTGCCCCTAAATGAAAACAAAGTGAATGAGTTGACGTACAAAATGAGTAACTCAGAAGCCATATCTTACTTTTTTCCGTTCCATGAAAATGAAATGTTCTCCCAAACAGGACTGATCAAGGGTCGTAACATGACGACTGGAAATGTAGTCATTGTAGACGATACGACTCTACTAAACCGACATGAGTTCGTTATTGGGATTTCCGGGATTGGAAAGTCTACGTACCTCTTTGCGAACATGACCAATAAACACATGCTAGGCAGAAAAATAATCACCATTGATCCAAAGGGTGAATTTGGACGAGCTTACTCTGATTTAGGCGGTGCATGGGTGAAGTTTCAACTAAAAGGAGGGAACCGAATAAACCCGCTTGATTTACCGAAAGTGAACGACAAAATCAAATTAGAAGAGACCGAGTTCGGTAATATCCTGTTAACGAAAATCTCTAATCTTCTCGTCATGTTCCGGTTAATGTACAGCGGTATGACAGATCTCCAAGAAGAGATTCTGAGTAGCTATATTCAAAAGGCTTACGCAAATAAAGGCATCAGTGATTCAACGAACACGAATGGTCTACAAGTGACCGATTATCCAACGCTGCAGGATCTATATGATTTGATTGAAGAGGACCGGAATAAAGATACGTATTTATATGAGTCCATGCAAGACTTCCACACGACGCTTAAAACGTATGTATCGGGGATGTATTCGGAGCTCTTTAACGGTCACACGAACATAAACATCGATAATGAGCTGGTTTGCTATGACTTGAAAGAGATGAGCAACAATGAAAAGATTCAACGCATTCTTTTTTATAACATTCTGTCGCATACGACTTACGAGATTATGAGTGGTGATCGAAAGCCTAGTGAGATTTTTATAGATGAAGCACATGTGATCGCCGATCCGAAAGTTCCAAAAGCAATGGAGTTTATCTATTTTATGATGAAAGTCTTGCGCTCCTTCAATTGTGGCATCACTACTGCCTCACAATCGGTAGAAGATTTTCTTTCCGCAAGAGACGAAAACCGGAATTATGGAAAAGCGATCATTACCCAATCCATTCAGCGTCTGTATTTACCGATGAGTGAGGAAGAGCTGAAGTATCTGGAAGAAGAACTAGGCAACACCTTTTCCAAAGGGGAAAGAGAGACGCTCATCTTAAAAGATGGGAAGAAAAAAGAACAGGCAGGAAAGGGAATTTTCTACACTGGTTCCAAAAAGATCAAACTCGAAGTCCAGCTCAACGAAGTCACGGAAATGCTGTGGTTTGACCAAAAAAGTATCAACGATATCACCATTTAG
- a CDS encoding TrsD: MKMRSEEYFDRQERLRASGKVELPLNIDTKKYLYGNISFQDVFILSPFIILGIVISYFIYRMGMLDQKTILIAFTPTLLVAVFQLNKHPVRKNLSLLQYKIIWKFKANHRKKEFYYAKGELPMNRKAGDTRMELGLSNIANGCIESSSHQLIKVLEVSSVNLSLMNELSKERVLEAYQSFLNDTGEKQVQLMQVAQPVNLTNYLMWFNEQLESDSSYAKRVLKQGYFNQIERIQKSKNMVTRKRYVVISTPMTSTDKDYMKIDTTANILKAKLEQMLSGYEKLDVKILHNDELLKFYYACIDFESAQAQGENIINKTNANADVIIGKNTAKELLNYYKNQMNERFE, encoded by the coding sequence ATGAAGATGCGTTCAGAAGAATATTTTGATCGGCAGGAACGATTAAGAGCTTCTGGAAAAGTAGAGTTGCCCTTAAACATTGATACGAAGAAATATCTGTATGGGAATATCTCATTCCAAGATGTTTTCATCCTCTCACCCTTTATTATTTTAGGGATTGTGATTTCTTATTTTATTTATCGTATGGGGATGCTAGATCAAAAAACGATATTAATAGCTTTTACACCTACTCTACTCGTTGCTGTTTTTCAATTAAACAAGCATCCTGTTCGGAAAAACTTGTCGTTGTTGCAATATAAAATCATTTGGAAGTTTAAAGCGAATCACCGCAAAAAAGAATTCTATTACGCGAAAGGGGAATTACCGATGAACCGAAAAGCTGGCGATACACGAATGGAACTAGGGTTATCCAATATTGCCAATGGTTGCATCGAATCCTCCAGTCATCAGTTGATTAAAGTACTAGAAGTGTCCTCTGTGAATCTATCACTAATGAATGAGTTATCAAAAGAACGAGTTTTGGAAGCCTATCAGTCATTTTTAAATGACACGGGAGAAAAGCAGGTCCAGCTGATGCAAGTGGCCCAACCGGTAAACTTAACGAATTATCTGATGTGGTTCAATGAGCAATTGGAGTCGGATTCTTCTTATGCCAAGCGAGTTTTGAAGCAGGGGTATTTTAATCAAATTGAACGTATTCAAAAATCAAAGAATATGGTGACGAGAAAGCGCTATGTCGTAATATCAACACCCATGACAAGTACGGATAAGGATTATATGAAAATCGATACAACCGCGAATATCCTAAAAGCAAAGTTAGAACAGATGCTTAGCGGTTATGAAAAGCTAGATGTGAAAATCCTTCATAACGATGAATTGTTAAAGTTCTACTATGCATGTATTGATTTTGAAAGTGCCCAGGCGCAAGGGGAAAATATCATCAATAAGACAAATGCCAATGCAGACGTGATCATCGGGAAGAATACAGCAAAAGAACTCTTAAACTATTATAAGAACCAGATGAATGAACGGTTCGAGTAG
- a CDS encoding replication initiator protein A: protein MNNKFNISDQVAERFYRLPKVFFTNDLYKKMSNDAKIAYALLQDRLELSIKNDWFDEEGSIYFLFGNEQLGEILNCSKPTVIKIKKELQKCDLLEEKRMGLSKSNRLFLLKPVADLEDIKAFNLEQKTSSSLEPQQKLNILTSRSKNSLLQEVKNFNTNDTDFSHTDFNDTEVSIHQGIASLDIPVMLQEVLIDNQERLMDDMIKVKDIERHYKAHAGILTDYQYASALQYSLEKTKGKIKNISARLTKAVEDKQKWIREQQASQGIKKEEMVPEWFEEHRESRVKKSEGIEELSEEMKMKREQLLKELRG from the coding sequence ATGAACAATAAATTTAATATATCGGATCAAGTAGCAGAGCGCTTTTATCGTCTTCCCAAAGTCTTTTTTACGAATGATTTATATAAAAAAATGAGCAATGACGCTAAAATTGCTTATGCATTGTTACAAGATCGATTAGAGTTGTCCATAAAAAATGATTGGTTTGATGAAGAGGGCAGTATTTATTTCCTATTTGGGAATGAACAATTAGGAGAGATTTTGAACTGCAGTAAACCAACCGTGATAAAGATAAAAAAAGAACTCCAGAAATGTGATTTGCTGGAGGAAAAAAGGATGGGGTTATCTAAGTCCAACAGGTTATTTTTATTGAAACCTGTGGCAGATCTAGAGGATATCAAAGCATTTAATTTAGAACAAAAAACCTCTTCATCCTTAGAGCCTCAACAGAAGTTAAATATTTTAACTTCCAGAAGTAAAAATTCTTTACTTCAAGAAGTTAAAAATTTTAACACTAATGATACTGATTTTAGTCATACTGACTTTAATGATACTGAAGTATCTATCCATCAGGGTATTGCAAGTTTAGATATACCGGTTATGCTACAAGAGGTTTTGATCGATAATCAAGAGCGATTGATGGATGACATGATTAAGGTAAAAGACATCGAGCGCCATTATAAAGCACATGCTGGGATATTAACCGACTATCAATACGCTAGTGCGCTTCAATATTCACTGGAAAAGACCAAAGGGAAGATCAAAAATATATCTGCCAGGTTAACCAAAGCGGTGGAAGATAAACAGAAATGGATTAGAGAACAGCAAGCTTCACAAGGAATCAAGAAAGAAGAAATGGTACCAGAGTGGTTTGAAGAACATAGAGAATCGCGTGTTAAAAAAAGCGAAGGAATAGAGGAACTGAGTGAGGAAATGAAAATGAAAAGAGAACAATTGTTAAAAGAGCTAAGAGGATAA
- a CDS encoding helix-turn-helix domain-containing protein: protein MTSNIELDIYQKIGKALKDIRLEKKLTLQQIEKMSDQYATRISKAENGKVNLSIGWIIHYCNVLDVNPSEVFTRAFAEDFKSKQLDILFDKFETYKSSQSSKE from the coding sequence ATGACATCCAATATTGAATTAGATATATATCAAAAAATCGGAAAAGCCTTAAAAGACATACGTCTGGAAAAGAAATTAACCCTCCAACAGATTGAGAAAATGAGCGATCAATATGCCACCAGGATTTCTAAAGCAGAGAATGGTAAAGTAAACCTCTCCATCGGTTGGATTATTCATTACTGTAACGTTCTCGATGTTAACCCTTCCGAAGTATTCACAAGAGCTTTTGCTGAAGACTTTAAATCTAAGCAGCTAGATATACTGTTCGATAAATTTGAAACATATAAGTCATCGCAATCATCCAAAGAATAG
- a CDS encoding primase C-terminal domain-containing protein, translating into MKDLTLLFDLILHEGLMKYKKIGSRASLPNRLNEDETYSRNKKGVVFVTRSKEDLHSSSGVKGYIITSKESVIEDSESLSHWTPNIFNYGTYTNEHRKYIKGHVETNLQQINTFVVDIDSKRQSYTEILSAALDQSIGVPTLILETPKGFQVYFVLDKPLFISNKNNYRGLKVAKRISENIKKSLAKVLQGVDVSCNDFGFFRIPKDENIRWFSKEMTFDFGSLIEWSRRQDDDHGRHLFVVHEQKAMHDVTQEEWFQQLLAAKHVKGQAGQIGRDNLLFTLALACYSAGKEESNTFNLLDEVNSSLHAPLKHSEVRKIVASAYKGRFKGPHSSYIQQLLEEWGSGKEVNIQSSNGWHKFKKARKDRKRSHYDEWETDILAFINEQASTSSPVIWTTQNQLCKQIGISRSTFNEVVKQSTKIMMRSKGKGCKAQTGLTSVSVLLQCALNYNQTNRAIYYEAINSMLEEKDNAVAMELLQETLKTVENAVRPRVYDLFTFNTS; encoded by the coding sequence GTGAAAGATTTGACATTATTGTTTGATTTAATTTTGCACGAAGGATTAATGAAATATAAAAAGATCGGTTCACGCGCATCCTTACCAAACCGATTGAATGAAGATGAGACATATAGCCGAAATAAAAAAGGTGTTGTCTTTGTGACACGTTCCAAAGAAGACTTACATTCTTCTTCAGGAGTAAAAGGTTATATTATAACGTCAAAAGAATCCGTTATAGAAGACAGCGAGTCACTTTCTCATTGGACACCAAATATATTTAACTATGGCACATATACTAATGAGCATCGAAAATACATAAAAGGCCATGTGGAGACGAATCTACAACAAATTAATACATTTGTTGTAGATATTGATTCGAAAAGACAATCTTATACAGAAATTTTGTCTGCAGCGTTGGATCAAAGTATCGGAGTCCCTACACTTATCTTGGAAACACCAAAAGGTTTTCAAGTTTATTTTGTATTGGACAAGCCTTTATTTATTTCGAATAAAAATAATTATCGTGGATTAAAAGTTGCCAAGCGTATATCAGAAAATATAAAAAAAAGTTTAGCGAAAGTTTTGCAGGGTGTGGATGTTTCTTGCAATGACTTTGGCTTTTTTAGAATACCTAAAGATGAAAATATTCGTTGGTTTTCAAAAGAAATGACATTTGATTTTGGGAGTTTGATCGAATGGTCTAGACGACAAGACGATGATCATGGACGACACTTGTTTGTGGTTCATGAACAGAAAGCCATGCATGATGTTACCCAAGAAGAGTGGTTCCAGCAATTACTCGCTGCAAAACATGTAAAAGGACAAGCAGGGCAAATAGGGCGAGACAATCTTTTGTTTACATTGGCACTTGCTTGCTACAGTGCTGGAAAAGAAGAAAGTAATACGTTTAACTTGCTAGATGAGGTTAATTCGTCATTACATGCACCACTTAAACATTCTGAGGTTAGAAAAATAGTAGCCAGCGCTTATAAAGGTCGCTTTAAAGGTCCCCATTCATCCTACATACAACAACTCTTAGAAGAGTGGGGGAGTGGAAAAGAGGTTAATATCCAGTCGAGTAATGGTTGGCACAAATTCAAAAAGGCACGAAAAGATCGGAAACGAAGTCATTATGATGAATGGGAGACGGATATTTTAGCTTTTATCAACGAACAAGCAAGCACTTCAAGTCCAGTCATTTGGACCACACAAAATCAGTTGTGTAAACAGATCGGTATATCACGAAGCACATTTAACGAGGTAGTGAAGCAATCGACAAAAATAATGATGAGATCAAAAGGAAAAGGCTGCAAGGCACAAACGGGATTAACTTCTGTTTCTGTGCTTCTTCAATGTGCCTTAAATTACAACCAGACGAATCGTGCAATCTATTATGAGGCTATCAATAGCATGCTAGAGGAAAAGGACAATGCAGTAGCTATGGAATTGTTACAGGAAACATTAAAAACAGTTGAAAATGCAGTTAGACCAAGGGTCTATGACCTATTTACGTTCAATACTTCTTAA
- a CDS encoding DUF5388 domain-containing protein — translation MSDLLRKKQPGKIQRSQTVVPKNTFNIKDLETVPEKVQEPESTPVSVPKKTTVSNLVAEKSTTVRVNMSTKSKLNALVTLGIAQTVDEVTDLLINDYLTNILTKDERKQFEIILELYKRKMK, via the coding sequence ATGTCTGATTTACTTAGAAAAAAACAGCCTGGAAAAATTCAGAGAAGCCAGACGGTCGTGCCTAAAAATACATTTAATATTAAAGATCTGGAAACAGTTCCAGAGAAAGTGCAAGAACCTGAATCTACTCCAGTATCGGTACCTAAGAAAACGACGGTCAGTAATCTGGTTGCTGAAAAATCCACTACGGTTCGGGTGAATATGAGTACCAAAAGCAAACTCAACGCTCTTGTGACGTTAGGTATTGCACAGACAGTCGATGAGGTGACAGATTTACTGATTAATGACTATTTGACGAATATTTTAACCAAAGACGAGAGAAAGCAATTTGAGATTATATTGGAACTTTATAAGAGAAAAATGAAATAA
- a CDS encoding ParA family protein yields the protein MKNASCQVVTFGNFKGGTGKTTNSTMIAYCLANLGYKVLLSDQDPQANATSLFLRTKATIEDDIVTYEKTLMSAIQEEDLSSIVTEIKENLYLLPSFSDFAQYPKLLEKKFPQEIDRVQFFSTLLEPLKEDYDFIFIDVPPTISIITDSALYASDFVVVVLQTQERSLQGAEGFTTYLQTLIDDYDADLDILGILPVLWKNGAAVDIQTLDTAKEIFGDHNIFKNVVKQMERLKRFDMTGITENDMHDKNVIESYTKVAREFVERLDIAINGEHTPTENGEVVDV from the coding sequence ATGAAAAACGCATCATGCCAAGTCGTTACATTTGGAAACTTTAAAGGTGGCACTGGTAAAACGACTAATAGTACGATGATCGCTTACTGTCTGGCAAACCTAGGATATAAAGTATTATTAAGTGATCAAGACCCTCAAGCCAATGCTACGAGTCTATTTTTAAGAACAAAAGCAACAATTGAAGATGATATTGTAACGTATGAAAAAACATTAATGTCGGCTATTCAAGAGGAAGATTTAAGCTCGATTGTTACCGAGATAAAAGAAAATTTATATTTGCTTCCTAGTTTTAGCGATTTTGCACAATATCCTAAACTATTGGAAAAGAAATTTCCTCAAGAAATTGACCGTGTGCAGTTCTTTTCAACATTATTGGAGCCATTAAAAGAAGACTATGATTTCATTTTTATTGATGTTCCTCCTACCATCTCGATCATTACCGATTCAGCCTTATATGCATCAGACTTTGTAGTCGTGGTATTACAAACACAAGAAAGAAGTTTACAAGGTGCGGAAGGGTTTACTACTTACTTACAGACACTAATCGATGATTATGATGCAGATTTAGATATTTTAGGTATACTCCCTGTATTATGGAAGAACGGGGCTGCGGTTGATATTCAAACATTAGATACAGCGAAAGAAATTTTTGGAGATCACAATATTTTTAAAAATGTGGTTAAACAAATGGAGAGATTAAAACGTTTTGACATGACAGGAATCACAGAAAATGACATGCATGATAAAAACGTTATTGAAAGTTATACAAAGGTTGCTAGGGAGTTTGTTGAACGGCTGGATATTGCTATTAATGGAGAACACACACCGACTGAGAATGGAGAGGTTGTAGATGTCTGA
- a CDS encoding Y-family DNA polymerase, giving the protein MIDYSKVPNRSIACIDMMSFYASCMAVLHDLDVKTVPIAVVGSLDQKGSVVLAASPAMKKRFGVKTGTRLFEIPNSPEIKLFEPMMGYFLNMSMAVTEILHKYVPAEAVHVYSIDESFIDLTGTEKLWGPPEETIIKIQREILDTLQLNSTAGMGPNMLMAKLALDLEGKKTGFAKWTFNDVPTKLWPVSPLSEMWGIGPNMERNLNKMGIFKVGDLANSDLKTLESVFGVMGNQLLYHANGIDLSELGAPIIDKQISYGKSQILMRDYYKKEEVLAVILEMCEDVGKRARDKYQAARTISLGLGYSKNAFGGGFSRSRTIHEATNDTMKIYEVCKQLFKENYTQKPVRQLSVTITKLEDEHSMQLSLFEKEKWKNRKLATAMDSIRNRYGSAALLRAISYTDAGTAVKRSKLLGGHKK; this is encoded by the coding sequence ATGATTGACTATAGCAAGGTTCCGAATCGCTCCATCGCCTGCATTGATATGATGAGTTTCTATGCTAGCTGTATGGCAGTTCTACATGATCTAGACGTTAAAACGGTTCCTATTGCAGTTGTGGGAAGCTTAGATCAAAAAGGAAGTGTAGTCTTAGCCGCAAGTCCAGCCATGAAGAAACGATTTGGAGTAAAAACTGGAACGCGTTTATTTGAAATACCCAACAGCCCGGAGATTAAATTATTTGAACCCATGATGGGATATTTTTTAAATATGTCGATGGCTGTAACGGAAATCCTCCACAAATATGTGCCTGCAGAGGCAGTACATGTCTATTCGATTGATGAAAGTTTTATCGATCTTACTGGAACCGAGAAATTGTGGGGTCCACCTGAGGAAACAATTATTAAAATTCAACGTGAAATACTAGACACACTTCAATTAAACAGTACAGCTGGTATGGGACCAAATATGTTAATGGCAAAACTAGCCCTTGATTTGGAAGGAAAGAAGACAGGTTTTGCAAAATGGACTTTTAATGATGTTCCAACGAAGCTATGGCCAGTTTCCCCTTTATCCGAAATGTGGGGGATCGGTCCCAATATGGAAAGAAACCTTAACAAAATGGGCATTTTTAAAGTGGGAGATCTGGCTAACTCTGATTTAAAAACCCTTGAATCGGTCTTTGGCGTTATGGGGAATCAACTCCTTTATCATGCTAACGGTATTGATTTATCGGAACTTGGTGCACCCATAATAGATAAACAAATAAGCTACGGTAAAAGTCAGATACTTATGCGGGATTATTACAAGAAAGAAGAGGTTTTAGCGGTCATTCTGGAAATGTGTGAGGATGTCGGAAAACGTGCACGGGATAAGTATCAGGCTGCACGTACAATCTCTCTCGGGTTAGGTTATAGTAAGAATGCTTTCGGTGGAGGTTTTAGTCGATCTAGAACCATACATGAAGCGACGAATGACACGATGAAAATTTATGAAGTATGTAAGCAGTTGTTCAAAGAAAATTATACCCAAAAACCAGTTAGACAACTTTCAGTGACCATCACTAAATTAGAAGATGAGCACTCTATGCAGTTAAGCTTATTTGAAAAAGAAAAGTGGAAGAATCGGAAGCTTGCAACTGCGATGGATAGTATACGTAATAGATATGGCTCCGCCGCACTACTTCGAGCTATTTCTTATACGGATGCTGGAACTGCAGTGAAGAGGTCTAAATTACTTGGTGGGCATAAAAAGTAG
- a CDS encoding transcriptional regulator: MRSELLKYLKHGWLVELMYLSKAGEISKRKVKIIKVQGDLFHAYCFNQHAKRTFLIDNVLAVAPVFPKERGAV, translated from the coding sequence GTGCGTAGTGAATTGTTAAAGTATTTGAAGCATGGATGGTTGGTTGAGTTGATGTATCTTTCCAAAGCCGGTGAAATTAGTAAGCGAAAAGTGAAAATCATTAAGGTTCAAGGTGATCTATTCCACGCCTATTGTTTTAACCAACATGCGAAAAGAACGTTTCTAATCGATAATGTACTCGCAGTTGCTCCCGTGTTTCCTAAAGAAAGAGGCGCTGTTTAA
- a CDS encoding JAB domain-containing protein, producing the protein MTKFNPIFEIVRIKQEVRENHEATEVYKVRSPRDCGMLAVDLIGSEDREVLLVLCLNTKNDVVAIHRCHVGSLNSSIVHPREVFKSAILNNAASIIISHNHPSFNCSPSSEDIEVTKRIHEAGILLGIELLDHIIVTPSTFLSLKEKGYM; encoded by the coding sequence ATGACAAAATTCAATCCAATCTTTGAAATCGTTCGTATCAAACAAGAGGTTCGCGAAAATCATGAGGCAACAGAAGTTTATAAGGTCCGGAGTCCAAGGGATTGTGGCATGTTAGCAGTAGATTTAATAGGTAGCGAAGATAGAGAAGTATTGCTTGTATTATGTTTAAACACAAAAAATGATGTTGTAGCCATCCATCGTTGTCATGTAGGTTCTCTAAATTCAAGCATAGTACATCCCCGGGAAGTATTTAAGTCAGCAATTCTCAACAATGCTGCAAGTATCATCATTTCACATAATCATCCTTCATTTAATTGTTCGCCAAGTAGTGAGGATATTGAAGTCACCAAACGCATACACGAAGCCGGTATACTGCTAGGAATCGAACTTCTTGACCATATTATCGTGACACCAAGTACGTTCTTAAGTCTAAAAGAAAAAGGATATATGTAA